From one Luteolibacter sp. SL250 genomic stretch:
- a CDS encoding glycogen/starch synthase: protein MTPELNSSSSLWLRGGKAPRAKAGGLADMCTLLVDSLSERGADVHVAMPHFRSLFREEPMLSRRLHLCQDREFYYRRSVYEGGASDNRRAALVFQRDVIHHVLPQVRPDIVHCHDWMTGLVPAAARKMGMKSIFTIHNLHDEQATLAEIEDRGIDAARFWDGLHYQQYPESYVQSRSWNQVSFLPSAVHAADHVNTVSRSFLHELMDGRHAGTERLNEVLRAKHSAGCASGIINAPDATWNPESDPALVERYGASTHAGAKAANKAALQKACGLEVNPSAPLLFWPSRLDPVQKGCQLLADILYQVTSDHAASGLQVVFVADGPYKRHFEHIADFHGLRHRIAVCQFDETLSRLAFGASDFVMMPSSYEPCGLAQMVGLKYGSLPIVHRTGGLQDTVEHLSPDSGAGNGFVFENHDAGGLRWAIQEAMRFHRQPDGQRHGAVERIMRQSQERFAPASAVDSYVGLFEKLLGRSLQGETNLRYAGK, encoded by the coding sequence GTGACTCCGGAGCTGAACAGCAGCAGCTCGCTCTGGCTGCGCGGGGGGAAAGCGCCGAGGGCGAAGGCGGGCGGGCTGGCGGACATGTGCACCCTGCTGGTGGATTCCCTTTCGGAACGCGGGGCGGATGTCCATGTGGCGATGCCCCATTTCCGGAGTCTTTTCCGGGAGGAGCCCATGCTTTCGCGGCGGTTGCACCTTTGCCAGGACCGGGAGTTCTACTACCGGCGGTCCGTGTATGAAGGCGGTGCCAGCGACAACCGCAGGGCGGCGCTCGTTTTCCAGCGGGACGTCATCCACCATGTCCTTCCCCAGGTCCGTCCGGACATCGTCCATTGCCATGACTGGATGACCGGCTTGGTCCCTGCGGCCGCCAGGAAGATGGGGATGAAAAGCATTTTCACCATCCACAACCTGCATGACGAGCAGGCGACGCTCGCTGAGATCGAGGACCGCGGCATCGACGCCGCGCGCTTCTGGGATGGACTCCATTACCAGCAGTATCCGGAATCCTACGTTCAGAGCCGGTCATGGAACCAGGTCTCCTTCCTGCCGTCCGCCGTCCATGCGGCCGACCATGTGAACACGGTCAGCCGGTCGTTCCTCCATGAGCTCATGGACGGACGGCACGCCGGGACTGAACGGCTCAATGAGGTGCTGCGGGCGAAGCACTCCGCCGGCTGCGCTTCAGGCATCATCAACGCCCCGGACGCCACCTGGAATCCTGAGTCCGATCCCGCGCTGGTGGAGCGGTATGGTGCATCCACCCATGCGGGGGCAAAGGCGGCGAACAAGGCCGCCCTCCAGAAGGCCTGCGGGCTGGAGGTGAATCCCTCCGCGCCGCTGCTTTTCTGGCCCTCCCGCCTGGACCCGGTGCAAAAGGGCTGCCAGTTGCTGGCGGACATCCTCTATCAGGTGACGAGTGACCATGCCGCGAGCGGCCTGCAGGTGGTTTTCGTGGCCGACGGACCGTACAAACGCCACTTCGAGCACATCGCGGACTTCCACGGTCTCCGCCACCGGATTGCCGTCTGCCAGTTTGATGAGACGTTGTCGCGGCTTGCCTTCGGAGCTTCGGATTTCGTCATGATGCCATCATCCTATGAACCCTGCGGACTGGCGCAGATGGTGGGACTGAAGTATGGAAGCCTGCCCATCGTCCACCGGACCGGAGGACTGCAGGACACCGTCGAGCATCTGTCGCCGGACTCAGGGGCCGGAAATGGATTCGTCTTCGAGAATCACGACGCCGGCGGACTCCGGTGGGCCATCCAGGAAGCCATGCGGTTCCACCGCCAGCCTGACGGACAACGCCATGGGGCTGTGGAACGGATCATGCGGCAGAGCCAGGAGCGTTTTGCCCCTGCCTCCGCGGTCGATTCCTACGTCGGCTTGTTCGAGAAACTGCTCGGAAGATCCCTGCAGGGAGAAACCAACCTCCGCTACGCCGGGAAATGA
- a CDS encoding alpha-amylase family glycosyl hydrolase: MQTATMEKKPASKPQPAAQPAMGAVVMEQGVDFRVWAPNAAKVHVTGDFNGWADPGVRLEKEDNGNWSGHCAEAKVGDKYRFRLSWDGGEALRVDPRARMIDTATGDGVIYQDTFDWGDLEFEAPPLNEVVLYELHVGTFGGSGKTGRPGTFADVIRRLPYLRDLGVNVIELLPPTEFPGETSWGYNPNHPFAVEMDYGGPDKLKELIREAHAHGIAVILDIVYNHFGPDQLDLWQFDGWSQDGMGGIYFYNDWRAETPWGQTRPDYGRHEVRQYLRDNAVMWATEFRADGLRLDAVSYIRRTKGIENHESVDLPEGWQLLQWINKDLKLVSPRVYAIAEDLGCNAALTSWVEEGGAGFDTQWDAAFVHPLRAVLENPSDDHRDVGAIASAVTPLLAGDAFRRVIYTESHDEVANGRQRLVSEIDGENPSGIWARRRALQAAGVVLTSPGVPMIFQGQEILEDGWFDDRTMMDWQKLRDFRGIQMAFRDLMRLRRNLDGFCRGLTGQNVDVFHRNQDAKVIAWHRWYDGGPGDSTVVVMNLTGKTYEGYELSLPAGGAWRVRFNADWEGYSGDFDNTLLTEIEAGEGAEGHPHPLGALTLPPYALLVLSQDQ; this comes from the coding sequence ATGCAAACAGCGACGATGGAGAAGAAGCCCGCCAGCAAACCCCAGCCCGCCGCCCAGCCTGCGATGGGTGCCGTGGTCATGGAACAGGGAGTGGATTTCCGCGTGTGGGCGCCGAATGCGGCGAAGGTCCATGTGACCGGTGATTTCAACGGCTGGGCGGACCCGGGAGTGCGGCTGGAAAAGGAGGACAACGGGAACTGGAGCGGTCACTGTGCGGAGGCAAAGGTGGGCGACAAATACCGCTTCCGCCTTTCCTGGGATGGCGGAGAGGCGCTGCGGGTCGATCCCCGGGCGAGGATGATCGACACCGCCACCGGTGACGGCGTCATCTATCAGGACACCTTCGACTGGGGGGATCTGGAGTTCGAAGCCCCGCCGCTCAACGAGGTCGTCCTGTATGAGCTGCATGTGGGAACCTTCGGCGGATCCGGGAAAACCGGGCGGCCCGGGACTTTCGCGGATGTCATCCGCCGGTTGCCCTACCTGCGGGATCTGGGGGTCAACGTGATCGAGCTGCTGCCGCCCACCGAGTTTCCGGGTGAAACCTCATGGGGCTACAACCCGAACCATCCCTTCGCGGTGGAGATGGACTACGGCGGGCCGGACAAGCTCAAGGAACTCATCCGTGAGGCCCACGCCCATGGCATCGCCGTGATCCTGGATATCGTTTACAACCACTTCGGTCCGGACCAACTCGACCTCTGGCAGTTCGACGGATGGTCCCAGGACGGCATGGGCGGCATCTATTTCTACAATGACTGGCGGGCGGAGACCCCGTGGGGACAGACCCGGCCAGACTATGGCCGCCATGAGGTGCGCCAGTATCTGAGGGACAATGCCGTGATGTGGGCGACGGAGTTCCGGGCGGATGGACTGCGGCTGGACGCTGTCAGCTACATCCGTCGGACGAAGGGGATCGAGAACCACGAGTCCGTGGATCTCCCGGAGGGCTGGCAGTTGCTTCAATGGATCAACAAGGACCTGAAGCTGGTGTCCCCCCGCGTCTATGCCATCGCGGAGGATCTCGGCTGCAATGCCGCGCTGACCTCCTGGGTGGAGGAGGGCGGGGCGGGCTTCGACACCCAGTGGGATGCCGCATTCGTCCATCCGCTGCGCGCCGTGCTGGAGAACCCGTCTGATGATCACCGGGACGTCGGTGCCATCGCATCCGCGGTGACTCCGCTGCTGGCAGGGGACGCATTCCGCAGGGTGATCTATACCGAGTCCCACGACGAGGTGGCCAACGGCCGCCAGCGGCTGGTATCGGAAATCGACGGAGAGAATCCGTCCGGCATCTGGGCCAGACGCAGGGCGCTGCAGGCGGCCGGGGTGGTCCTCACCTCACCCGGTGTGCCGATGATTTTCCAGGGGCAGGAGATCCTGGAAGACGGCTGGTTCGACGATCGGACGATGATGGACTGGCAGAAGCTGCGCGACTTCCGCGGGATCCAGATGGCGTTCCGGGATCTCATGCGTCTGCGGAGAAATCTCGACGGCTTCTGCCGCGGGCTGACCGGCCAGAACGTGGACGTCTTCCACAGGAACCAGGATGCGAAGGTCATTGCCTGGCACCGCTGGTATGACGGTGGCCCTGGGGACAGCACCGTGGTCGTCATGAACCTGACCGGAAAAACCTACGAGGGATATGAACTGTCCCTGCCTGCCGGAGGCGCGTGGAGGGTCCGGTTCAATGCGGACTGGGAAGGATACAGCGGGGATTTCGACAACACGCTGCTGACGGAGATCGAGGCGGGGGAAGGCGCGGAAGGTCACCCGCATCCTCTGGGCGCGCTCACTCTTCCTCCCTACGCGTTGTTGGTCCTCAGCCAGGATCAGTAA
- a CDS encoding FAD-dependent oxidoreductase translates to MNLTSEHPFWSVRNGILSTYPPLLENGSCEVLVLGAGITGALVTEALAADGHDVITLDARDVGRGSTSASTALLQYEVDTHLVDLIARHGRRMGELAYMACHESIDILERRIQASSIDCDFLRKDSVYLASREKDWPVLREEGEARRKIGIQVAEWDATEVAAKFGFYRPGALHSVQAAEVDAYRLTHGLLQAATARGGRIFDRTAATEINHHAGGVTVTTDRGTSVRARKVVVATGYEASELFDTGRFVNLNSSFAIASEPIPDAEPWWRRCLLWESARPYFYLRGGAGGRAIFGGEDVPFRNAKARDRVLPAKADKLAARFRDFFPAIRMEPAFEWAGTFGETEDGLAYIGPYNKHPDCLFALGFGGNGITYSVIAAEIIRSHLKGKKHRYAGVFRFDR, encoded by the coding sequence ATGAATCTGACATCGGAGCATCCCTTCTGGTCGGTGAGGAACGGAATCCTATCCACCTATCCGCCATTACTGGAGAATGGGTCATGCGAAGTCCTCGTGCTGGGAGCGGGCATCACCGGTGCGCTGGTGACGGAGGCGCTGGCCGCTGATGGCCATGATGTCATCACGCTGGATGCGCGGGACGTCGGACGTGGCAGCACCAGCGCCAGCACCGCGCTCCTGCAATATGAGGTCGATACCCATCTGGTGGATCTCATCGCACGGCATGGCCGCCGGATGGGGGAACTGGCCTACATGGCCTGCCATGAAAGCATCGACATCCTAGAGCGGCGCATCCAGGCGTCGTCCATCGACTGTGACTTCCTCCGCAAGGACAGCGTCTACCTCGCGTCCCGGGAAAAGGACTGGCCGGTCCTGCGGGAAGAAGGCGAGGCACGGCGCAAGATCGGCATCCAGGTGGCGGAGTGGGACGCCACGGAAGTCGCCGCAAAGTTCGGCTTCTACCGGCCCGGGGCGCTGCACTCCGTCCAAGCCGCGGAGGTGGATGCCTACCGGCTGACCCACGGCCTGCTGCAGGCGGCGACCGCCAGGGGTGGCCGCATTTTCGACCGCACCGCCGCCACGGAAATCAACCACCATGCCGGCGGTGTCACCGTCACGACGGACCGGGGGACCTCGGTCCGCGCGCGCAAGGTTGTCGTGGCCACGGGCTACGAGGCGTCCGAACTTTTCGATACCGGCCGGTTCGTGAATCTGAACAGTTCCTTCGCCATCGCCTCCGAACCGATCCCGGATGCGGAACCGTGGTGGAGGCGCTGTCTGCTGTGGGAGAGCGCCCGTCCGTATTTCTACCTGCGCGGCGGAGCAGGGGGCCGGGCGATCTTCGGCGGGGAGGACGTCCCCTTCCGCAACGCGAAAGCGCGTGACCGCGTGCTGCCCGCGAAGGCGGACAAGCTGGCCGCCCGCTTCCGTGACTTTTTCCCCGCGATCCGGATGGAACCCGCTTTCGAATGGGCCGGGACGTTCGGCGAGACCGAGGATGGTCTTGCCTACATCGGCCCCTACAACAAACATCCCGACTGCCTGTTTGCCCTCGGATTCGGTGGGAACGGCATCACCTACAGCGTCATCGCCGCGGAAATCATCCGCAGCCACCTGAAAGGGAAAAAGCACCGCTACGCCGGGGTGTTCCGGTTTGATCGTTAG